Below is a window of Pseudodesulfovibrio sp. 5S69 DNA.
TCCCTCAATACGAAGGCCGTCGTGGGGCCAAGCTCATTTCCTGGGTCAAATGCATCTACAACAACAAGATGACCGACCTCCTGCGTAAGAACTACGACATCACGCTCGTGGAATATGACGCCGGTGCCGACAACCGAATCGCACAGGACCACGAGGAGGACGACTCCCTGGACGGTCTGGTCGACATACTCAAAGAGATGGCCAACGGGACGAAGAAGAGCTGCGCCAAGCTGTTTCTCTCCCTCCACGAGTATTTTCAGCAAGGCCGGACACAAAAGGAAATGGCAAACGACATGGGTATGAAAGCCAACTCGTTAAACCAAAAGATCAAGCGATGCAGGGAGTGGATAAAGGAACGCGTGGGCAAGGAAGATTTTTAAGTAACCTTGTCACCTTTTTTGAAGCAGCCCGACTCCTGGGTTGAACGCTGCCTTGAAACCAGAAAACGGAGAAATGAATGACAGCCTCCTTTGACATACATAAAGCGGAAGCCGCCCTCATGAAGGAACATGCCTTCTCTTCCGCCTTGTGCCGTTTTCTGGAATTCGGCAGGAGCTGCCTGCTCAACGCCCCCTGCGAGGCGCCGCCCCTGCCGGAAGCAGCGGATTTCGAACCGCTGGCGAAAATGCTGGCGAAAGCAAAAAACGCATACGACAGCGACCTCACCCTCGGCCTGGATGCCGACGACATGGGTCTCATCGCCCCCCTGCTGGCGGCGTTCAATCTCGGCAACTATGCCAGTGAGGCCGCGGACCGCCTCATTGCCCCGGCGGACCATGCTCAAGACATCGCCATGGAAGCCGTCTTCGACCTGTCCGAGGACATAGACAATCTTCCCTTTTGCCGGTTGATCCCCCTCAATGAATTTCGCCGGGAACTGCGGACCCGACTCCCGGAAAAGAACCACTTCCTTTTCCCCTGGCTGAGCGAAGGGCTCGATTTCGACAGCGACAGCCTCGAACGCATTATCCAGGTCTGGGATGAACTCTGGAACAAGACGGCTCCCAAGGAAGAAACCGAAGCACTCGTCCCGGTCCAGACGGCCATCCAGTCCGATACCGCGCTCATGGACCACCTGATGAAAGAAGCCGAATTCCACGCTTCCGTCATGAAAGCCGCAGGCGAGGTGTCACGACAGCAGCACATGGAACGCGCCCGCCGCTCCGCCGAGGAAGGCCCCGGCATCATGGACCGCATCATTTCATGGTTCCGAATGCCCGCCGTGTCCGGTGCGGTCGCTCTGGCGCTTATGGTCGGCATCTACTTCTCCACCCAGATCGGCAAGGACGGCCACCCCATGCCCATCGGCGTGACCATGGAAATGCTGGTTTACCAGGATGGCCTGACGGTCCGGGGCGGCGAGGAAGCCAAGCCGGATGTCCGCAGGCCGGGAGATGCGCCGCCGAAAGCGGGCGACGCCGTTCAACTCCGGTTCATGCTGAAGGAACCTGCCTACATCCATATTTATCACCAGGAATCGTCGGACAGGCGCGAACTGCTCTTCTCCGGCAGGCTGGACAAGGGAATCCACCTCTTCCCGAATGAAGGGAAGCGCATGCGGATCGTGAGAGCGGAAGAGGATGAGGTCATCATTCTGGTTGCTTCGAAAAGGGTGCTGTCGGCATCCGAACTGGATGACGCCATCCGAAATGGAACGTCAGATGGTTCTCAGGATACAGTAACTATATTTTTTCAACTATAACAGGTCCTAAAAGGTATCTCCATGTACAGTCCAACTGCAATCGTCCTGACCGTCGGCGTCATCGGCTACCTTATCTGGGCCAACACGGGTTTCTACTCCTGGTGGGTGAACAAGAAGAAGTTTGAAGACTTCAAGACGAACAACCCCGGTTCCTTCGATGGAAACAAGTTCATCTCCTGCCCGGCATGTGGCGGCGATTACATCTTCGTCCGGAACAAGGGCAAGGTCAGCTCCCATCTCTGCAAGCAGTGCGGCAAGGAACTCTGGCGCTCCAGGACATAGCCGCCGCAAAAAACGGGGATCGATCTCTGCGGTGCGGTTGCGCCTCGAAGGATAACCGTCCTTCCGGGCAGCGCCGGCCAAAAGCCCCTCGGCATGGAAAACCATGGACGGATACGGCTTGGGGAGCTGGTTGTGCGGACGGTACAGGGAAAAGCCGGGCGTTCAAAATTGCAACAGCAAAAGAGAGAGGACAATGCGTAAGGCTCTATTGATATGTATACTCTTCGCCTTCTTCGGCTGCAACACGGCCGGGGGAAAATTGGCGGCAAACAACTCGCCCGAGCAGATGAACGACAAGAATTACCGAATTGTCTTCAAGGCGGAAAGCTCAAAGGATTCCACCAACAGAGGTTTCGAGCCGAAGTTTTATGCCCTTATCGAAAAGAAACAAACATGGAAAGTCGTCGAGATCAGCGCCAACCGCCTATTCCCCCAAAACGAGAATCAGGAAGTGCTCGGCTTTAACGATTCGCTCACGGCGGTCATGCCGGTGTACACCAGCTACGCCAGGAGTCACTCTGAAAAAGGCGTCGTCTGGGCCGCTTGCCGGGAAGACGACGACAGGATTCAGAACCGCTACCATCCCTGCAACAGTGAGTTTTACGAACTGGATATGGCGGGTTCGGCCATCACATCAGCATTCATGCTGCCGTTACAGGTCATGCTGCTCGGATCCAAAGGCATCGGTTCCAAGAGTGTCAGATCGAATGAAGACGCGGTCGTCGAAGCATGCAGGGAATCAAGGCTCATCGAGAAGATAAACGCTTTCGCCAACCAGGCCGATGCAACGGGAAATGCCCTTGCAGCGGTGCGAATCACCCCGGACTTTCAAGACCGCACCGGCCTGTTCAAAGGGGAGTGGGGCCAGTTGGTCTACCCGGAAATGGTCGCCGCCAGCCAGGACGCCCGGTCAGACTACATGGGGACCATATCCCTCAAGGACGTCAAAAACTGCCGTTACGATATCGAAGTCTCCCCCCGCTCGTTCGCCATCGCCCCGGACACCCGGTCCGTCAGGCCCGTTATCACCGTCCTGGCGTATCACCCGAAGCGTTGGCACATTAACCGAACCTTCGCCAATGCGGACATCGCCCTGGATGTCAAAAAGGTTTCGGCCGGGGAGTCCTGGGTGCGTTTCGCCTATGACATCCGAAACGTGTCCAATGATTCCGTCAATGTCCTCTCCAAACGCTTCTACATTGATGACGACGTCGCCAATCACGACTTCCCGATTCAACTGGCGCCCCAAACCCGGTCGGAAGAAGACAGCCTGTGCCGTCAGTCCAACATGCAGTCCGTCATCAATGCACCGGTGGACATAACGAACAAGGACAGGCGATTCCGCATCGCAGTAGCCATAAACTACACGGTGAACGGACAGCAGAAAACCATGTTCGCCGAACAATACCTTCGGTTGGAAGACATGATCTAGCGTAACCCGGCATTTCGGCAACGGTCCGGAATCAATCAACCAGGCACATCGGATGAAAATGAACGCGAACACGGAAAGAAAGCCAGACGCTCCCCTCCTCAAGGGAAAGGTCAAATGGTTCAGCAATGAGAAGGGCTACGGATTCATAACCTGCAACAACGACGACTACTATTTCAACGTAAAGGCCATCCGCGGAGCGGAACTCCCGCCCAACGGAAGCGCCGTATCGTTCACGCCGACCCGGAACAACGCCGGGAAATTGCGCGCGAACAACGTCTCGATTCTCTCGGTTCCCAAGAGCCCGAGAGAGCGGAACGACGACAGGGTCACCTGCACCGGCTGCGGCCGGAAAATGGTGCCGAGGATTGTCTTCCGCAGGAGCTATCTGAAATACGGCAACAGCCAGCCCCACTATTCGATGTGCCCTTTTTGCGGCACAAGATACCAGGACCTGAGCAAATGCTTCATCGCCACCGCCGTCTACGGCGCGGACGCGGATTCCACCAACACGTTGCGCGCCTGGCGGGACAACTACCTCCAGCCGAATCCGGCAGGCGACATCCTGGTGCGAGTCTACTACCGGGTCTCTCCGCCCATAGCCGATTATCTGCGCGATCATCCGGCGTGGGCCCGGCGGATTCGGAAGGTTCTGGACGCGCTCGTCAGCCACTGCGACAAGAAGATCAACAGGGATTACCGCTGAGCCGCGAGCGGCCCGGAAAGGTGCACGGGAAAGGCCTCGCAACGAAAAGACGGAACAAAATGCCGGGAATCGTATAGGACGACGAGTTGCGATTCTCTTCCTGATCGCATTACAGATTGTTCTCAAGAATCTTTTCTTCGGCCGCACCACGGATCAACGGAGGAGGCACTCAGTCAACTCTTTGAGAAATAAAACGTAGTTGTAGACGCCAACCCCGAGGTCAGATATCTCAAATTTTAACAAACCGATGCAAGAAACGGAAATTTCAACCAGTAATCCTGAGGAGGACATATGAAATTTTGCTACACAATACTTCTTATTTGCCTGCTTTGTGCACCGGCATATGCGGAAGATGCGGCCTGTCAACAACTGAAAGAGCAAGGATCGGTCACCAACCTGAAAACCATGCGTGAAATTTCTGAATTCGTAGTAGATGGGGAGCACTCGGCGAATACAATTTGGAATAAGCATGCAATCGACGACCACCCGGTATATTCCGTCATCGTCAATAATTACTCGGACGGGGACCAGATCAATTTTGCGACCGCCGCACCGAACCGGGGCAACAAAGAGGGCTCCAACTATGCATACCTGCGGATCTGGTTCACCAACCAAAGCCCGATGGAACTGAAAAACACCGTATTCAAAGATTGGAAGTACGCGGGATCGCTTGGACGGACCTCTATGCTGAAAACCAACAGCCTGACGGTCTACCTCGTGCCGCAGACATCCGGGACCATCATCGTCAAAACAGAGATGGGCGGCAGCTAGGCCGTTTTCCGCTCGACGCAAACCCGAAACCAGACACCCCTCTAAAAAGGCGCTCGATCAAGCGCCTTTTTTGGGTTCATCCGAATAGAGCGTACTTCGATTCATGGATGCCCATGATCCTGAGTTTGAAGAATTCCGTATCCCGGCAGCCGTAGACCTGTCTGCCGTATTTTGATCTTGTTGTTCGTGCCTTCTGATGGGGCCTGATGAGATGGGGGGATCGTAATAAGCAAGGATGCCGAAGCGATGTGCTGCAAGCGTCCTCGCCATGACCTGCAAGGGTCGGATTTTCAAGGCTTCGGCCCTGGCTATCCAGTCAGCGATAACCTTCTTCCCTGTTGCCTTGTCCGGCTGTGACCAGAGTTTCGGGCAGACTTTCCACGACCGCGCTGATGTAGCCAGCGTTCATATCTGTTGCCACAGCCGCGATCTTGGCTTTGGTTTTCTTGAGACGTTTCCAGAATGGAAAAAGTGTTTCGCGGCTTCGGCCTTCTCCGACAAAGACGGCCGCGCCATTTTCGAGATCCATG
It encodes the following:
- a CDS encoding type III-E CRISPR-associated RpoE-like sigma factor; the protein is MAHFCTDCLTRSPGCRDCPIAPSGLTEAFGKAVRTIEIDITRKYPRFDSQVREDVIADAVAGAIKNFPQYEGRRGAKLISWVKCIYNNKMTDLLRKNYDITLVEYDAGADNRIAQDHEEDDSLDGLVDILKEMANGTKKSCAKLFLSLHEYFQQGRTQKEMANDMGMKANSLNQKIKRCREWIKERVGKEDF
- a CDS encoding cold shock domain-containing protein translates to MNANTERKPDAPLLKGKVKWFSNEKGYGFITCNNDDYYFNVKAIRGAELPPNGSAVSFTPTRNNAGKLRANNVSILSVPKSPRERNDDRVTCTGCGRKMVPRIVFRRSYLKYGNSQPHYSMCPFCGTRYQDLSKCFIATAVYGADADSTNTLRAWRDNYLQPNPAGDILVRVYYRVSPPIADYLRDHPAWARRIRKVLDALVSHCDKKINRDYR
- a CDS encoding transposase; this translates as MATSARSWKVCPKLWSQPDKATGKKVIADWIARAEALKIRPLQVMARTLAAHRFGILAYYDPPISSGPIRRHEQQDQNTADRSTAAGIRNSSNSGSWASMNRSTLYSDEPKKGA
- a CDS encoding transposase, with amino-acid sequence MDLENGAAVFVGEGRSRETLFPFWKRLKKTKAKIAAVATDMNAGYISAVVESLPETLVTAGQGNREEGYR